Part of the Amphiura filiformis chromosome 9, Afil_fr2py, whole genome shotgun sequence genome is shown below.
ACAATTGTCTTAACATTATCATTACCGCTATCATATTAGATACTCGTATTTACATAACCAAGATAATAATTGAAGATGATAACTACCTCTTATTACGTGTCCAGTATCTTAGTATCTTGTCCCTGTTGATAAGCAACTACTAATGACTTCTTAAACTCATATTAAATTACAAGTATGCAAAAGGAACAAGTCCATAAGGCAAGCTTAATGGAGTACTTTTACGGATAATGCTGTGGAATTATTATGTACTTCAATCTGTCGCTCAAACCCATTTGCAAGTTTGTGTACTCTTACACACATCAATTGACTTGACTTTTGTGTGGATCGAGACAACAACTTGAAACACACGCATTACGGGTTCGATTCTTTGCTATTCACCGTGGTTTCAAATATTACCTCATCATGGGTTCATCAACAAGTAACCAATGTACTCCAGGATACATATACAACATCACCTTACCAAGAATGGTTGATTTCTTCCTTTACGATGAAACCGAACGTATTGTTATAACCATCGTCAACCCAATCATATTCAGTATTGGACTCATTGGAAATCTTGCCTTTCTTTTTGTTATGTTTCGAATCCCTCGCATGAGAACCGTTACTAATATATACCTCACAAATCTTGCATGTGCGGATATTATTTTTCTATCAATCGCTATTCTGGACAAATTGTCGCGATATTATATATCACCGATTGCTGGTGATCAATTATGCATCGGTCAAGCTGGATGTCGCAGTTTATATACAGTCATGAACGCAGCTTACTACGCTTCTCTCTACCTCATTACGATGGTCGCACTCGAGAAATACTATGCTATATGTAAACCAATTCAACATCGGTTATTTGGCAGCAAAGAGCGTTCTTACAAGTTCATTCTCGCAGGTTGGATCGGAGCATTTGCTTTCGCATGTGCACTGCTCCCAGGATATTGGGAATTGCTCGTCACCTGTGTTACTTGGCCTAAATTTGGTGGCGATTTTTCTCATCTTCCTAATGTTTTCGCCTTATGCGCGTCGATAGATGATTGGGCAATAGTGTACGTAAATGGACTGCAAGCGGGGCCATTTATTATTACATTGATTTTGAACACCATCATGTATGTTTTGATCATCAAAAAAGTGCGGCAACAAACTCAAATTACACCTGGCAACACTACAAATAACAGCCGTGATTTGCGACGCACCAAAATTCGAAACCAAGTTACCATAATGCTGGTTATAAATGGCGTGGTATTTTTCGTGTGTTTGGCGCCATTTCAAATAACTTCGTTTACATCAATAATAACTCGACCAATTGGAAAATATCTTCTGACAGATGCCCAGTACGAAATGCTTCTTCATGTGGCCCGAATTATGACGTACATCAACTCTGCGGTAAATCCATACGTGTATACCATAAGTAACGCTCGTTATCGACAAGCCTTTAAGGATGCGTTTTTGGGCTGCTGTATGAGCAAGTCTCGTCGACAGTTTGCTAATGAAACTATGACAGAAGAAACCCAAGCAAGAAGCAGCAATACAACTAATACCTCGAAAATGTAAACGCcaaactgggtgggcaaatgatTCAAACATGTAACATCCAGTAATGACTGATACAACAAAGAAAGTATTGTTTTACCAACTTGGGGTCGGACATATTTTTCATTATACTCTTTAGTAATCCAGAAGCTCAAAAGAAATGTTGACAACATAAAAACCTCATGAAGCGAGGTAACATTCGATCCTGACGTATTTCGTCAAAAGGTACTGTTTCTCGTACGAAGCAAAGACCCACAAACTTCCTTTGACAATTGAAAAGTACGACGTGCCGAATGACAAACATCAACTCTGTAGTAAATCCATACGTGTATACCATAAGTAACACTCGTTATCGACAAGCCTTTAAGGATGCGTTTTTTTGGCTGCTGTATGAGCAAGTCTCGTCGACAGTTTGATAATGACACTATGACAGAAGAAAGTCAAGCAAGAAGCAGCAACACAACTAATACCTCGAAAATGTAAACGCcaaactgggtgggcaaatgatTCAAACATGTCTAAGTAACATCCAGTAATGACTGATACAAAAAAAGAGTATTGTTTTACCAACTTGGGGGTCGGAcatatttttcaatgatataCTCTTTAGTAATCCAGAAGCTCAAAAGAAATGTTGACTATCATAAAACCTCATGAAGCGAGGTAACATTCGATCCTGACGTATTTCGTCAAAAGGTACAGTTTCTCGTACGAAGCAAAGACCCACAAACTTCCTTTGACAATTGAAAAGTACGACGTGCCGAATTATGACAAACATCAACTCGGCGATAACGACATACATCAACTCTGCAGTGAATCCGTACGTGTATACCATAAGAAACGCTCGTTATCGACAAGCCTTAAAGGATGCGTTTTTGGCTGCTGTATGAGCAAGTCTCGTCGACAGTTTGATAATGAAACTATGACAGAAGAACCCCAAGCAAGAAGCAGCAACACAACCAATACTTCGAAGATGTAAACGCCAAACTGGGTGGGCAAACGATTGCAACACTGTCTCAGTTACATCCAGAAATGACTGATACAAGAAAGAAAGTATTGTTGAACAACCTGTGGTCGGACATATTTTTCAATGATACTCTTTAGTAATCCAGAAGAAATGTAGACAATCACAAAATCTGATCAAGCGAGGTTACAGTCGATTTTGTAGTACgtcaggcacaaaaagaaactcgtcagttatagtcatgcttgctgttcaacaacctgataattttggaatattttgaagtatacattttgttaattggactttctttctcatttgacaccctgttcgtgaaaatcgaacaagaattgaccaagatatgactGTGCCTCCAAACCGTCAAACCCGAAAATCAAAAGTTGAACAGCAAGGAGGAATATTatctgacgagtttctttttgtaccTGGTGTATTTCGTCGAAAGGTTCAGTCTTCTATACGAATCGTTTTATTTATCCAGTTTGTTTCCTCAAGGTAGCCTGGAAAccaaaatgcgaaatgcgatgggttttttttatgataGATTAATTTTCATAGTATTTattaatttgtattgtattgcttgtaaaacaattgaagaagTATTTTTTCTTGAttggatttctcaaataaaaaaaaccccgaaatgtggtaaaaCGACTCCCCAAAACGAAATGCGcatcctacaggaaacaaacttgctATATacaatgagat
Proteins encoded:
- the LOC140160483 gene encoding neuropeptides capa receptor-like yields the protein MGSSTSNQCTPGYIYNITLPRMVDFFLYDETERIVITIVNPIIFSIGLIGNLAFLFVMFRIPRMRTVTNIYLTNLACADIIFLSIAILDKLSRYYISPIAGDQLCIGQAGCRSLYTVMNAAYYASLYLITMVALEKYYAICKPIQHRLFGSKERSYKFILAGWIGAFAFACALLPGYWELLVTCVTWPKFGGDFSHLPNVFALCASIDDWAIVYVNGLQAGPFIITLILNTIMYVLIIKKVRQQTQITPGNTTNNSRDLRRTKIRNQVTIMLVINGVVFFVCLAPFQITSFTSIITRPIGKYLLTDAQYEMLLHVARIMTYINSAVNPYVYTISNARYRQAFKDAFLGCCMSKSRRQFANETMTEETQARSSNTTNTSKM